GCTCCGCGAGCTTTACCGCATCCGTAAAGAAACGCCGCAAAATCTCTCGACGGCGGAGAGTTATGTCCTGATGCGCATAGGAACCCTGATCCCGGCGGAGGAGCATATCGCCATTCTGAAAGAGGCGCTCGTAGAGTTGCGGCAGCGGGACGAGAGGCCCAAGGACCGCATCAAGGTCGTGCTCGAGGGCTCGTTCTGCGAGCAGCCGCCGCTGGAATTGATCGAGGGGTTGGAAGCGGCGGGCTGCTACATTCTGGACGACGATTTCCTGATCGGCTGGCGCTGGCTTGTGGAAGATATCCCGACGGAAGGCGATCCGGTCCGGAACCTGGCGCGCGCGTACATCGATCAAAGCGTCTACTCGGGCGTCAAGCACGACAGCCGCCAGTCCAAATCCAAACACCTGATCGACAGAGTTCGCGAGACGGGCGCCAGCGCCGTGATCTTCCTGGCGGCCAAGTTCTGCGAGCCCGCGCTGTTCGATTACGCGCTCTACCGCAGGACTTTGGAAAAAGAAGCGATCCCGCATCTTGCGCTCGAGTTCGAGGAGAAGATGTGGATCTTCGACAAATCGCGCTCGGAAGTCGAGACGTTCGTGGAGTCCATGCTGTTCGATTGAAAAGGAGCCGACCATGGCGCAAGCAGCCGAAGCGGTGAAGACGACCTACCAGGGGCAGATGCATCTCCTGCAAAAGGAGATCATGGGAAAATACTTTGAGCGCCTCACGCGCGCGGCGGAGCAAGGCGACGGCAAGGCCGTCTACATGCTCATCAGCGGCAACCCGGTCGAGCTGGTTTTAGCCTTCGACATGATCCCGGTTTATCCGGAGATCAACGCGCTGCAGCTCGCGGTGAAAAAAGTTGCGCTGCCTTTCATCCAGAAGGCGGAAGAGATGGGCTACTCGATGGACAATTGCGCCTATGTCAAGGCGGACGTGGGCATGTTCCACTCCGGCCGCAAGACGCCGTTCGCCACGATCCCCCTGCCGTCTCTGATCCTGTGCAATTACGTCGGCTGCAACGTCTACCTCCAGTGGTTCGAGCATCTCGCCGAATATTCCGACGGCGAGCTTTACAACCTCGACATTCCGTTTCTGCACGGGGAATCCGACGAGCCGTCGGCGGCGGACATCACTTACGTCGTCCGCCAGCTCGAAGAGGTCATCGAAGCGTGCGAGCGCATCAGCGGCAAGAAGTTCGACTACGCCAAGCTGCAGCAGATCGTCTCGCGCTCGGCCGAGACCGGCGAGATGTGGGCGAAGATCAAGGCGCTCACGAAAAATACCCCGTCGCCGTTCGATGCCTACTTCGATTCGGTGACGATGATGGCGCCGCTCTAC
Above is a window of Candidatus Binatia bacterium DNA encoding:
- a CDS encoding 2-hydroxyacyl-CoA dehydratase — protein: MGIENLIAGYREILEESPLEPAAKWKTTHPGSKVVGCYPVYTPVELIHAAGMLPIGIVGGGNRIEIAHADSRFQSFVCSIVKSTLELGLTDKLNFVDGMVFHSICDPARNLGSVFKRNFPQMMVEYIHFPQNMKSRSTADYLAAEYNRLKKSYETLGGKTVTDEDLGRSILLYNEQRKLLRELYRIRKETPQNLSTAESYVLMRIGTLIPAEEHIAILKEALVELRQRDERPKDRIKVVLEGSFCEQPPLELIEGLEAAGCYILDDDFLIGWRWLVEDIPTEGDPVRNLARAYIDQSVYSGVKHDSRQSKSKHLIDRVRETGASAVIFLAAKFCEPALFDYALYRRTLEKEAIPHLALEFEEKMWIFDKSRSEVETFVESMLFD
- a CDS encoding 2-hydroxyacyl-CoA dehydratase family protein; protein product: MAQAAEAVKTTYQGQMHLLQKEIMGKYFERLTRAAEQGDGKAVYMLISGNPVELVLAFDMIPVYPEINALQLAVKKVALPFIQKAEEMGYSMDNCAYVKADVGMFHSGRKTPFATIPLPSLILCNYVGCNVYLQWFEHLAEYSDGELYNLDIPFLHGESDEPSAADITYVVRQLEEVIEACERISGKKFDYAKLQQIVSRSAETGEMWAKIKALTKNTPSPFDAYFDSVTMMAPLYCLRGTEEGLRFFETALKEMEEKVELGMGPLPEERFRFVIEGPPPWPYLRQFRDLFSKWGAVAVASTYSTVGGLWEFGFKHDSNHPLESIAAHMLKWNLTNRSFLQRYEQIHRYVKEWHADALVIHSVKSCRLFSAGQGDMREHFTKDLGIPTLLVESDIEDPRYFSEAQMKNRIDAFFESLEHQKMLRESAQGDAR